The following nucleotide sequence is from Candidatus Poseidoniia archaeon.
TCGTCATCCTGACCTGGGACGCGTGGGAAGCGCTCTGGTTCGCAACTCCGGATGGCGGCCATGAACTTGGCATTGGTGTCGGGACGCTGGTGCTGGGGCTGAACGCGTTCCTGCTTGGGGGCTACACGCTCGGCTGCCACTCACTGCGCCACCTCATCGGCGGCTACGCCGACCGCATCTCGCTGCGGTCGCAGCCGCAGCAGAAAGCGCTGGACTGCGTCTCCTGCCTGAATCGCAGCCACATGCGCTGGGCGTGGGTCTCGCTGGCGTGGGTCTGCTTCACCGACCTGTACGTGCGGCTCTGCGCAATGGGGCTGATTGACGACTGGAGGCTCTTCTGATGGAGCGGGTCGAGTGCGACGTGCTGGTCGTCGGTGCGGGCGGCGCGGGACTCCGCGCCGCCATCTCGGCCGCCGAAGCGGGGGCGAGCGTGGCGCTGGTCTCGAAATCGCTGCTCGGCAAAGCACACACGGTGATGGCCGAAGGCGGCGTCGCCGCTGCGCTCGGCAACGCTGACGAGCGCGACAGCTGGAAGGTGCACTTCCGCGACACCATCAAGGGCGGCAAGGGGCTCGGCAACTGGGAGATGGCGAAGCTGCACGCCGAGCAATCGCCCGAACGGGTGCGCGAGCTCGAGCGCTGGGGCGCTGTCTTCGACCGCACCGCTGACGGCCGCATCAGCCAGCGCAATTTCGGCGGCCACCGCTACCCACGGCTGGCGCATGTCGGCGACCGCACCGGGCTCGAAATCATCCGCACATTGCAGGACCACGTCATCCACGTTGATGGAATCGATGTCCAGATGGAGACGACGGTGACGCAGTTGCTCCGGAGCGGCGAGCGTGTTACAGGTGCCCTGGCCTATCGGCGCACCGACGGCGAGCTGCTGCTCTTCGCTGCCGGCGCGGTGATTATCGCCACCGGCGGCATCGGCAAGGCGTACCGCGTCACGTCCAACTCGTGGGAATACACCGGCGACGGCCACGCGCTCGCCTATCTCGCGGGCGCCGACCTGGTCGACATGGAGTTCGTCCAGTTTCACCCGACCGGGATGGTCTGGCCGCCGAGCGTCAAGGGGACGCTCGTGACGGAGGGCGTCCGCGGCGAGGGAGGCATCCTGCTCAACAACGCGGGCGAGCGGTTCATGTTCAACTACATTCCCGAAGCGTTCGCGGCCGAGACTGCCAAGGACGAAGCGGAGGCCGAGGCGTGGCTGCGCGGCGAGGAGGGCGCGATGCGGCCGCCCGAGCTACTCACCCGCGACGTTGTCGCGCGCGCCATCATGGCCGAGGTCAAGGCAGGGCGCGGTTCCCCGCAAGGCGGCGCGTTCCTCGATATCGCCAACCGGCGCGACGCCGAGTACATCAAGCGCAAGCTGCCGTCGATGTACCACCAGTTCAAGGAGCTGGCGGGGCTCGATATCACGGAGGAGGCGATGCAGGTCGGACCCACGACGCACTACATGATGGGCGGCGTGCGCGTCGACCCTGCCACTGGCGCGGCGTCGGTCGCCGGCCTTTACGCCGCAGGCGAAGCGGCGGCCGGCATGCACGGCGCCAACCGGCTTGGCGGCAACTCGCTGAGCGACCTGCTGGTATTCGGCAACCTGTCGGGACAGGCGGCCGCCACCTTTGCGGCGTCGAGCGACCGGCTGCCACCGGCGGGCGGCGGGGTCGCGGCGGCACGCACCGCGGCGCTGGCGCCGTTCGAGGCCGGAAGCGAAAACCCGTACCACCTGCACCAGGAATTGCAGGAAATCATGGAGGCCCACGTCGGCATCGTGCGCGAAGGCGGCGAGCTCGAGGCGGGCATCGCGCAGCTCGAGGCGCTTCAGGCGCGGCTCGGCGGGCTGCACGCCAGCGGCCCTCGCGCCTACAATCCCGGCTGGCACCTCTGCCTCGACCTGCACAATATGCTGCTCGCCTCGCTGGCGGTCGCCCGCGCCGGGCTGGAGCGCACCGAGAGCCGCGGCGCGCACACGCGGCTTGACTTCCCGAATTACGACGACGAGCTGGGGCGGGTAAACCTGGTCGTGCGCCGGGCGGCCGACGGGATGGTCGTCGTGCGGGCGCCGCTGGCCGAGATGCCGGGTGAGCTGGCGGAATATGTGGCGCGGGAGGTCGTGTGAAGCTGAAGGTCCAGCGCGGCACCGCAGATGCGCAGCAGCTGCAGGAGTTCGAGGTCGAGCTCGAGCCGGGGATGGTGGTGCTCGACGCACTGCACAGCATCCAGGCGCGGGCTGCGCCCGACCTGGCGGTGCGCTGGAACTGCAAGGCGGGCAAGTGCGGCTCCTGCTCTGCCGAAGTCAACGGCCAGCCGAAGCTGACCTGCATGACGCGACTGTCAGATTACCCCGACGACGAGCCACTGCTGCTCCAGCCGATGAAGACATTCCCACTGGTGCGTGACTTAGTCTGCGACGTTTCGTGGAACTATGAAATGAACCGGCGCATCCTGCCCTACCAGCACCCCGCAGGCGATGAGCCGCGGATGGCACAGGAGGATATCGACCGGGTGCAGGAGTTCCGCAAGTGCATCGAGTGCTTCCTGTGCCAGGATACCTGCCACGTCCTGCGCGAACACGAACTGTACCAGGAGTTCGCGGGGCCTCGCTTCCTCGCCCGGCTCGCGGGACTGGAAATGC
It contains:
- a CDS encoding fumarate reductase/succinate dehydrogenase flavoprotein subunit, which encodes MERVECDVLVVGAGGAGLRAAISAAEAGASVALVSKSLLGKAHTVMAEGGVAAALGNADERDSWKVHFRDTIKGGKGLGNWEMAKLHAEQSPERVRELERWGAVFDRTADGRISQRNFGGHRYPRLAHVGDRTGLEIIRTLQDHVIHVDGIDVQMETTVTQLLRSGERVTGALAYRRTDGELLLFAAGAVIIATGGIGKAYRVTSNSWEYTGDGHALAYLAGADLVDMEFVQFHPTGMVWPPSVKGTLVTEGVRGEGGILLNNAGERFMFNYIPEAFAAETAKDEAEAEAWLRGEEGAMRPPELLTRDVVARAIMAEVKAGRGSPQGGAFLDIANRRDAEYIKRKLPSMYHQFKELAGLDITEEAMQVGPTTHYMMGGVRVDPATGAASVAGLYAAGEAAAGMHGANRLGGNSLSDLLVFGNLSGQAAATFAASSDRLPPAGGGVAAARTAALAPFEAGSENPYHLHQELQEIMEAHVGIVREGGELEAGIAQLEALQARLGGLHASGPRAYNPGWHLCLDLHNMLLASLAVARAGLERTESRGAHTRLDFPNYDDELGRVNLVVRRAADGMVVVRAPLAEMPGELAEYVAREVV
- a CDS encoding succinate dehydrogenase/fumarate reductase iron-sulfur subunit, with amino-acid sequence MKLKVQRGTADAQQLQEFEVELEPGMVVLDALHSIQARAAPDLAVRWNCKAGKCGSCSAEVNGQPKLTCMTRLSDYPDDEPLLLQPMKTFPLVRDLVCDVSWNYEMNRRILPYQHPAGDEPRMAQEDIDRVQEFRKCIECFLCQDTCHVLREHELYQEFAGPRFLARLAGLEMHPLDEGDRLAATRGEFAIGYCNITKCCTEVCPENIKLTDNAIIPLKERVVDEYYDPLRWLWRNTVGKVF